The Haematobia irritans isolate KBUSLIRL chromosome 1, ASM5000362v1, whole genome shotgun sequence DNA segment ATTAGTTCCATTCGTACAACGTGTGGGAAAATTAAAAAGTTCACTACTTCCTTTCATTAAGAACGATTCTCTCACGATCAAAACACATGTTCTCGACCCGAGAACCATTGTTACAACATCAATGAAATTCGGACTAACACGCACATACATCCAAACGTGTATGTGTGTACCCTGGTGATCGGTCAAAAAGTGAGTATGGCTTTTGACGGAAAATTGTGATATTTACGaacttaaatataattttctaaaagtacACATATAAAAATGATTCATATTCATGGCATATTTCTgatgaagtaaatttttgagagCAATATTGTCAAGGCAGCGTTATTACTTTCCACGATTTCTTGTAGCCTTTTCCAGATATCACATTTTGGCAGCAAAATTAATCAATTGACGATTTGAAATGTGACAACTTTCATTAGTTATATCACCGACTTTACCtgcttctatacataatttggcACGATTTTCAGTCAACACTATCTGCAATCCACAAAAATCAAGATCTGCAAACCCTATTTGCTATAAACCTCCAGTATGAATGCATCCCTCTATCACTTCTCATATATGACAACTATTGTAAGAACTTAACAAACTACTTGGTAGCTGTCATTGTTTTTgggaacttttatttctttagagaacatTAAAGgaattttccttttaaaatgtAGTCAGGGACTCCATATTTATTTAAGGAATTTAAAATAGTTCCACCAAAGTTTTCGGTGCTCTAGACATCCTTACACAGGCATTTCACATTACAAAATGCAAAAGAGCTTGTAGTAGGACCAGAAGTGTGACCACAATTGAATACTCATAGAGACCATAAGCTCCACCAATATAGCATCTATTGAAGGACATCAAGAAAagcaaagattatttctttagttttgcatagaaaatatGTCTAGGCAAAAACTTACGTGGGAGATTGGGTGATTAGGGACATTGTGCCATTGGTAAAATCAGCATAATTTTGGTAGGCCATCATCTCATAGCTATTGAGAACCGTTGTATTGGGATAACGCTCTCGTGTGAGAACAATTCCAAAGGTTGAATTCGTGTCCGAGATATTTGTGTATCCACATATGAAGGCATAATTTTGGTAATCGGTGTCCAGTAGCTTGTAAACGGTATAGGATGTGTTGGTAAGACCATTCACGTAGGATATATTGTAGCCATCACCATTGGAGTTGTCGAGATTTATGGTGGCGGACATGGTCTGGTTGACCCATAAATAACTGGGTGTATTCGAGTATGTGGTCTGGATGAGAACGTTATTTCCAGGCTCTTCAATAAATTCAACCTCAACACAATCCCAATTACCAATAGGGGCAGGATTACGAGCCACTTCCCACCATGTGCCATTTATCTTGAttgatgaaaattgtaatttt contains these protein-coding regions:
- the LOC142219900 gene encoding uncharacterized protein LOC142219900 produces the protein MNFDPSQINGTWWEVARNPAPIGNWDCVEVEFIEEPGNNVLIQTTYSNTPSYLWVNQTMSATINLDNSNGDGYNISYVNGLTNTSYTVYKLLDTDYQNYAFICGYTNISDTNSTFGIVLTRERYPNTTVLNSYEMMAYQNYADFTNGTMSLITQSPTCYIGGAYGLYEYSIVVTLLVLLQALLHFVM